The following coding sequences lie in one Variovorax terrae genomic window:
- a CDS encoding Crp/Fnr family transcriptional regulator gives MRSRASIRRSPAYASWDASLTVSGPWLHAVELGTIVRRGAGQVLYGEASRHDFFYLIRSGFVHTTLQRPNGTSLLLDIFGPGAIFGEGSSFTGPVRSATATTITPVVLSQYHPAQIADAFAAQPELAVSLIKLLGTKNRLLLNKLTRFTSSDPEERLVELLARVAQTWRDDPYPGDTAADTTHARSIHLTHEQIGAMTALSRVSVTRALKSLADKGLIATGSKNVEIIDREGLIALLGPR, from the coding sequence ATGAGAAGCAGAGCCTCCATCCGCCGTTCACCGGCCTATGCGTCGTGGGATGCATCGCTGACCGTGTCCGGGCCCTGGCTGCACGCGGTGGAACTGGGGACCATCGTGCGGCGTGGAGCGGGCCAGGTGTTGTACGGCGAAGCGAGCCGGCATGATTTTTTCTATCTGATCCGCTCCGGCTTCGTGCATACCACTCTGCAGAGGCCCAACGGCACCAGCCTGCTGCTGGACATCTTCGGGCCCGGTGCCATCTTTGGCGAAGGCTCATCCTTCACGGGGCCTGTGCGTTCCGCCACGGCGACGACCATCACGCCCGTGGTGCTGAGCCAATACCATCCCGCCCAGATCGCCGATGCATTCGCGGCGCAGCCCGAGCTGGCCGTGTCGCTCATCAAGTTGCTGGGCACCAAGAACCGGCTGCTTCTGAACAAGCTGACCCGCTTCACGTCATCCGACCCCGAAGAGCGCTTGGTGGAGCTGCTGGCGCGGGTGGCGCAGACCTGGCGAGATGATCCATACCCCGGTGACACAGCCGCGGACACGACGCATGCCCGCTCCATCCACCTGACGCATGAGCAGATTGGCGCCATGACGGCGCTCAGCCGCGTGTCTGTCACGCGAGCGTTGAAGTCGCTGGCGGACAAGGGGCTGATCGCCACCGGCTCCAAGAACGTGGAAATCATCGACCGCGAAGGCCTGATCGCCCTCCTGGGGCCGCGCTGA
- a CDS encoding aldo/keto reductase, with amino-acid sequence MQYRSLGKSNLQVSALCLGTMMFGDQTGREEAAAIVADAHEHGVNFIDTADVYTQGASEAMLGELLKGRRHDWVLATKLGNRMSARVNESHYSRTWMLREVEASLQRLQTDHVDILYLHRDFIGMNLEEPLRALDEMLRAGKIRYWGVSNFRGWRIAEIMRVASALGMPGPVVCQPYYNLLNRMPEVEILPACSNYGIGVVPYSPVARGVLTGKYAPGQPPAGDSRAGRGDKRIAETEFREESLQIAQQLKVHAQAQGISLAQFATAWVLAHRAVSAVIAGPRTLGQWQDYRPALDYVVTGEDEALVDSLVRPGHPSTPGYTDPAYPMDARV; translated from the coding sequence ATGCAATACCGCTCTCTAGGCAAAAGCAATCTGCAAGTTTCCGCCCTGTGCCTGGGCACCATGATGTTCGGCGACCAGACCGGGCGGGAAGAAGCTGCCGCCATCGTCGCCGATGCGCACGAGCACGGCGTGAACTTCATCGACACCGCCGATGTGTACACCCAGGGTGCGTCCGAGGCGATGCTCGGCGAACTGCTCAAGGGCCGGCGCCATGACTGGGTGCTGGCCACCAAGCTGGGCAACAGGATGTCGGCCCGTGTCAACGAGAGCCACTATTCGCGCACCTGGATGCTGCGCGAGGTGGAGGCGAGCCTGCAGCGTTTGCAGACGGACCACGTGGACATTCTCTATCTGCACCGCGACTTCATCGGCATGAACCTCGAAGAGCCTCTGCGCGCACTGGACGAGATGCTGCGCGCGGGCAAGATCCGCTACTGGGGCGTGTCCAACTTCCGGGGCTGGCGCATTGCCGAGATCATGCGCGTGGCCAGCGCGCTGGGCATGCCCGGGCCGGTGGTGTGCCAGCCGTACTACAACCTGCTCAACCGCATGCCCGAGGTGGAGATCCTGCCGGCCTGCTCGAACTATGGCATCGGCGTCGTGCCGTACAGCCCGGTTGCGCGCGGCGTGCTCACGGGCAAGTATGCCCCGGGCCAGCCACCCGCCGGCGACTCGCGCGCCGGCCGGGGTGACAAGCGCATTGCCGAGACCGAATTCCGTGAAGAGTCGCTGCAGATCGCCCAGCAGCTCAAGGTGCATGCGCAAGCCCAGGGCATCAGCCTGGCCCAGTTCGCCACGGCCTGGGTGCTGGCCCATCGTGCGGTCAGCGCGGTGATTGCCGGGCCGCGCACGCTCGGGCAGTGGCAGGACTACCGGCCGGCGCTGGACTATGTGGTGACCGGCGAGGACGAAGCCCTGGTGGATTCGCTCGTCAGGCCCGGCCACCCCTCCACGCCGGGCTATACCGACCCGGCCTACCCGATGGATGCCCGGGTGTAG
- a CDS encoding TetR/AcrR family transcriptional regulator, with protein MIVNMASPGRRRNAPKSAYHHGDLPRALVDAAQQLIEAGGGARLTLREAAQAAGVSVAAPYRHFADREALLAAVLAKGFRELAHRTDEDRRAASDAMAGLMAVGLAYVRFAADHPAIYRLMFGAECDKAAHPDLMAAGHEALTVLIEAVATCKAAGLIGDADVQQVALAGWSLSHGLASLHADGLLAAAMPGDLQATAHALMRMLIDGVRPRPG; from the coding sequence ATGATTGTCAACATGGCAAGCCCAGGCCGCAGAAGAAACGCTCCCAAGTCCGCCTACCACCACGGTGATCTGCCGCGTGCCCTGGTCGATGCGGCGCAGCAGTTGATCGAAGCAGGCGGCGGCGCGCGCCTGACGCTGCGGGAGGCGGCGCAGGCGGCTGGCGTCAGCGTCGCCGCGCCCTATCGCCATTTCGCGGACCGTGAAGCCCTGCTTGCGGCCGTTCTTGCCAAGGGCTTTCGCGAGCTTGCGCACCGGACCGATGAGGATCGCCGGGCCGCATCCGACGCGATGGCGGGCCTGATGGCGGTGGGCCTGGCTTATGTGAGGTTTGCCGCCGACCACCCGGCCATCTACCGCCTGATGTTCGGGGCTGAGTGCGACAAGGCGGCGCATCCGGACCTGATGGCCGCAGGGCATGAGGCCCTGACCGTGCTGATCGAGGCCGTGGCCACCTGCAAGGCCGCCGGTCTCATCGGCGATGCCGACGTGCAGCAGGTGGCCCTGGCCGGCTGGTCGCTGTCGCACGGGCTGGCATCACTGCATGCCGATGGTCTTCTGGCGGCGGCCATGCCGGGCGATCTGCAGGCGACGGCCCATGCATTGATGCGGATGCTGATCGACGGCGTCCGTCCGCGGCCGGGTTAG
- a CDS encoding DUF7661 family protein, which yields MQEEFRFNVFGRLVAVVRTPTGWNAFAVGADGKRGPLGIVVPDFVAEDELGQYLFDIFHESATPGNGDVVPVGDQCSGGATETLSL from the coding sequence ATGCAAGAAGAATTCCGCTTCAACGTCTTTGGCCGTTTGGTTGCCGTGGTTCGCACGCCCACCGGATGGAACGCCTTTGCCGTGGGCGCAGACGGCAAGCGCGGGCCGCTGGGCATCGTGGTGCCGGATTTCGTGGCTGAAGACGAACTGGGCCAATACCTGTTCGACATCTTTCATGAGAGCGCCACGCCGGGCAACGGCGATGTGGTGCCTGTCGGTGACCAGTGCTCCGGTGGTGCGACGGAGACTCTTTCCCTGTGA
- a CDS encoding Bug family tripartite tricarboxylate transporter substrate binding protein, giving the protein MKFNRRSSLAALAGAALGAAWFPQAYAQAKDYTGPIRILVGFNPGGATDVVARQIGDKLKDLLSQVVIVENKPGAGGMIATQQLKAAPADGSTVMLTIDHTHLIVPLTFKAPGYDPAADFTALAGVANYYNALVVANSLNVKNMAEYGAWLKAHPGQANYGVGAAGSVAQFSGQLLGQSLGVKMVAVPYKGGAPLVQDLLGGQIPAGIVSLTDAIEHHRAGKLRIVAVSGAARAKATPEVPTFTELGLKGLDKNPWLAFFGPRGMPPEFVDRFTKAVAAVLRQPDMNEKLAKIGNEVLYATPEQLQRDWVVSTTRHWAPVVKESGWELQ; this is encoded by the coding sequence ATGAAGTTCAATCGTAGAAGCAGCCTGGCCGCCCTGGCCGGCGCGGCACTGGGGGCCGCATGGTTCCCTCAGGCGTATGCGCAGGCGAAGGACTACACGGGCCCGATCAGGATCCTGGTGGGCTTCAATCCTGGCGGCGCGACCGACGTGGTGGCGCGCCAGATCGGCGACAAGCTCAAGGACCTGCTGAGCCAGGTCGTGATTGTCGAGAACAAGCCCGGTGCTGGCGGCATGATTGCGACACAACAGCTCAAGGCCGCGCCGGCCGACGGCTCCACCGTCATGCTGACGATCGACCATACGCACCTGATCGTGCCCTTGACTTTCAAGGCGCCGGGCTACGACCCGGCCGCCGATTTCACCGCGCTGGCCGGTGTCGCCAACTACTACAACGCCCTGGTGGTCGCCAACAGCCTGAATGTGAAGAACATGGCCGAGTACGGCGCCTGGCTCAAGGCCCATCCCGGGCAGGCCAACTACGGCGTGGGTGCCGCCGGCAGCGTTGCGCAGTTCTCCGGCCAGTTGCTTGGCCAGTCCCTGGGCGTCAAGATGGTGGCGGTTCCGTACAAAGGCGGGGCGCCGCTGGTGCAGGATTTGCTGGGCGGGCAGATCCCGGCGGGCATCGTGTCGTTGACGGACGCCATCGAGCATCATCGTGCGGGCAAGCTGCGCATCGTCGCGGTGTCGGGCGCCGCGCGTGCCAAGGCCACTCCCGAGGTGCCGACCTTCACCGAGCTGGGGCTCAAGGGATTGGACAAGAATCCGTGGCTGGCTTTCTTCGGCCCGAGGGGCATGCCGCCCGAGTTCGTGGACCGCTTCACCAAGGCCGTGGCCGCCGTGCTGCGCCAGCCCGACATGAATGAGAAGCTGGCCAAGATTGGCAACGAAGTGCTGTATGCCACGCCCGAACAACTGCAGCGCGATTGGGTTGTCTCGACCACGCGGCACTGGGCGCCCGTGGTCAAGGAGTCGGGGTGGGAACTGCAATAG
- a CDS encoding roadblock/LC7 domain-containing protein: protein MNQTDLSPALKSGAQRVVEDLMNELRAALAVVVATEDGFEVAAHAQNTAQVSRLSAMASSMAALGAMAGEESDLGACGSIVVEAERGFLVMMQARHAQATLILSVVTSRDAVMGQALYFCRQAVQTLEQL, encoded by the coding sequence ATGAACCAGACCGACCTGTCTCCTGCGCTCAAGAGCGGTGCACAACGTGTCGTTGAAGACCTGATGAACGAACTGCGCGCCGCGCTGGCCGTGGTCGTCGCCACGGAGGATGGCTTCGAGGTTGCAGCACATGCGCAGAACACCGCGCAGGTGTCCCGGCTGTCGGCCATGGCCAGCTCCATGGCGGCACTGGGCGCCATGGCCGGCGAGGAAAGCGATCTCGGCGCCTGCGGCAGCATCGTGGTGGAGGCCGAACGCGGCTTCCTCGTGATGATGCAGGCCCGCCACGCCCAGGCCACGCTGATCCTCAGCGTGGTCACCAGCCGCGACGCCGTCATGGGACAGGCCCTGTATTTCTGCCGCCAGGCTGTGCAGACGCTGGAGCAGCTATGA
- a CDS encoding NYN domain-containing protein: MPKHIHQQDASVALYWDFENLHASLCEDRQEGYYGRQDNRFKVQEPLVDVQAVAELAASFGPVAINRAYCNWQFFGRYRDALLQNAVELIQLFPPGGAAKNGADIKLCLDAMEDIGRFGHIGTVIIVGGDSDFMPVSQKIKAAGRTLVGVGTRKSTNRHWARSCHEFRYYDNLVEGAGVQALPASPAQPLSLAPVPQAGPAADLFKRAVRLLAETKGDAWVELAAIWPMIKRLDPAFDPREHGHADFQSMVQAFDDLIEIRNSESGPLVHWRQ, from the coding sequence ATGCCCAAGCACATTCACCAACAAGACGCCTCCGTTGCCCTGTACTGGGATTTCGAGAACCTGCATGCCAGCCTGTGCGAAGACCGGCAGGAGGGCTACTACGGCCGGCAGGACAACCGCTTCAAGGTTCAGGAACCGTTGGTGGACGTGCAGGCTGTGGCCGAACTGGCCGCGTCGTTCGGCCCGGTGGCGATCAACCGCGCCTATTGCAACTGGCAGTTCTTCGGCCGCTACCGCGATGCGCTGCTGCAGAACGCGGTCGAGCTGATCCAGCTGTTTCCGCCCGGGGGCGCGGCCAAGAACGGTGCCGACATCAAGCTGTGCCTCGATGCGATGGAAGACATCGGGCGTTTCGGCCACATCGGCACGGTCATCATCGTGGGCGGTGACAGCGACTTCATGCCGGTATCGCAGAAGATCAAGGCGGCGGGCCGTACGCTGGTGGGGGTGGGGACGCGCAAGTCCACCAACCGGCACTGGGCCAGGAGCTGCCATGAGTTCCGCTACTACGACAATCTGGTGGAGGGTGCAGGTGTGCAGGCGCTGCCTGCCAGCCCCGCACAACCTCTTTCGCTTGCGCCGGTGCCGCAGGCCGGGCCGGCGGCCGATCTCTTCAAGCGGGCGGTGCGCCTGCTGGCCGAAACCAAGGGCGATGCCTGGGTCGAACTGGCGGCGATCTGGCCCATGATCAAGCGGCTGGATCCCGCCTTTGACCCCAGGGAGCATGGCCACGCCGATTTCCAGTCCATGGTCCAGGCGTTCGATGACCTCATCGAGATCAGGAACAGCGAGTCTGGCCCGCTGGTGCACTGGCGCCAATAG
- a CDS encoding PLP-dependent aminotransferase family protein, which produces MQFAGRLNNVETSAIRELFKLLGKPGIISFAGGFPDSAMFDVEGLKEASAKALAEEPGGALQYGATEGYNPLREQLAAFMGTKGVKGLNPEGLIVTTGSQQALDLLGKTLISPGDKVIVEGPTFLATIQCFRLYGAELISAPIDGNGVKTDELEKLIAEHRPKFVYLIPTFGNPSGGLLNLERRKKVLELAVKYQTLIVEDDPYGDLYFNEAPPPSILALSDSVPGSREWIAHCGSMSKVLSPGLRVGWMIAPAELLAKATMCKQFSDAHTSTFAQATAAQYLKAGRMPATLAHVRKVYAERALAMGEALRQELGDAIEFVQPQGGLFVWARLTGAGGKVKDGNEFARRAIEQGVAFVPGAPFFCANPDPATLRLSFATADVARIEEGVARLGKAL; this is translated from the coding sequence ATCCAATTCGCCGGCCGCCTGAACAACGTCGAAACCTCCGCCATCCGCGAACTCTTCAAGCTGCTGGGCAAGCCCGGCATCATCAGCTTCGCCGGGGGCTTCCCTGACAGCGCCATGTTCGACGTGGAGGGCCTGAAGGAGGCCAGCGCCAAGGCCCTGGCCGAGGAGCCCGGCGGCGCGCTGCAGTACGGAGCCACCGAAGGCTACAACCCGCTGCGCGAGCAGCTGGCGGCCTTCATGGGTACCAAGGGCGTGAAGGGCCTGAACCCCGAGGGCCTGATCGTCACCACCGGCAGCCAGCAGGCGCTGGACCTGCTGGGCAAGACCCTGATCAGCCCGGGCGACAAGGTGATTGTCGAAGGCCCGACCTTCCTGGCCACGATCCAGTGCTTTCGCCTGTACGGCGCCGAGCTGATCAGCGCGCCGATCGATGGCAACGGCGTGAAGACCGACGAACTGGAAAAGCTGATCGCCGAGCACCGTCCCAAGTTCGTCTACCTGATTCCCACCTTCGGCAACCCCAGCGGCGGTCTACTGAATCTGGAGCGCCGCAAGAAGGTGCTGGAACTGGCCGTGAAGTACCAGACCCTGATCGTGGAGGACGATCCTTATGGCGATCTGTACTTCAATGAGGCGCCGCCGCCGTCCATCTTGGCGCTGAGCGACAGCGTGCCCGGCAGCCGCGAATGGATCGCCCACTGCGGCAGCATGAGCAAGGTGCTGAGCCCCGGCCTGCGCGTGGGCTGGATGATCGCCCCCGCGGAGCTGCTGGCCAAGGCCACCATGTGCAAGCAGTTCAGCGACGCCCACACCAGCACCTTTGCCCAGGCCACTGCCGCCCAGTACTTGAAGGCGGGCCGCATGCCGGCCACCCTGGCCCACGTGCGCAAGGTGTACGCCGAGCGCGCCCTGGCCATGGGCGAGGCCTTGCGCCAGGAGCTGGGTGATGCCATCGAGTTCGTGCAGCCCCAGGGCGGCCTGTTCGTCTGGGCCCGCCTGACGGGTGCAGGTGGCAAGGTGAAGGACGGCAACGAATTTGCCAGGCGAGCGATCGAGCAGGGCGTGGCCTTCGTCCCCGGTGCGCCGTTCTTCTGCGCGAACCCCGACCCTGCGACGCTGCGGCTGAGCTTTGCCACGGCCGACGTGGCCAGGATCGAGGAAGGCGTGGCCAGGCTGGGCAAGGCGCTCTGA
- a CDS encoding dienelactone hydrolase family protein, which produces MGSWIKVKASDGFVLSAWQVEATGAPRGTIVLVQEIFGVNSHIRSVAQRLAGEGYDVLAPALFDRAMPEVELGYNAEGIGQGVELMQRASLDDALRDVDAARAHAAQGLPVAVMGFCWGGLVAWLSATRLDGFAAAVPYYPGGIGNFAAEAPRCPVLLHFAEHDDHISLAEAEAVRVAHPGLATVHIYPAEHGFNCDERGSYHAPSAAQAWERSLGFLALHMKVRNA; this is translated from the coding sequence ATGGGATCGTGGATCAAGGTCAAGGCTTCGGATGGGTTCGTTCTGTCCGCATGGCAGGTGGAGGCCACCGGCGCTCCACGGGGGACCATCGTGCTGGTGCAGGAAATCTTTGGCGTCAACAGCCACATCCGCAGCGTTGCTCAGCGCCTGGCGGGAGAGGGCTACGATGTACTGGCACCTGCGCTGTTCGACCGCGCCATGCCGGAGGTGGAACTGGGCTACAACGCCGAGGGCATCGGCCAGGGCGTGGAGCTGATGCAGCGCGCCAGCCTGGACGACGCGCTGCGCGATGTGGATGCCGCCCGTGCGCACGCGGCGCAGGGCCTGCCGGTGGCGGTAATGGGATTTTGCTGGGGCGGTCTGGTCGCCTGGCTGTCGGCGACGCGCTTGGACGGCTTTGCTGCAGCCGTGCCGTACTACCCCGGCGGCATTGGAAACTTTGCAGCCGAGGCGCCGCGCTGCCCGGTACTGCTGCACTTTGCCGAGCATGACGATCATATTTCCCTGGCCGAAGCTGAAGCCGTGCGCGTCGCACACCCCGGCCTTGCAACTGTGCACATTTATCCAGCGGAGCATGGCTTCAACTGCGACGAACGCGGCAGCTATCACGCACCCAGTGCGGCGCAGGCATGGGAGCGCAGCCTGGGCTTTCTGGCGCTGCATATGAAGGTGCGCAACGCATGA
- a CDS encoding aldo/keto reductase, protein MSQPALPTRPVGRSSLRVSVLGLGCATLGGSRFPVSPQVAAGAIHQAWNDGVRYVDTAPFYGYGAAERRVGDALRAMPRGDWVLSTKVGRLLVPCANPPAGAGGTPRPMPFDAVYDYSYDGVMRSFEASLQRLGLDRIDMLFVHDIGAYVHGAAHAGHMQALERGGYRALDSLRSGGAVRAIGLGVFETAVCLEAMQWGHWDAFLLAGGYTLLGQEPLMDLLPACETQGVSLIVGSPLNSGILAGGGLWNYKAPPPPVAARAEGIRDVCAAFGVPVVAAALQFVLAHPAVAAVLPGPRSAQEQADNLRALHHPIPPGLWAALRDRHLLHPQAPVPQGPVVSTDSIERTMHEVQS, encoded by the coding sequence ATGAGCCAGCCCGCATTGCCTACGCGGCCTGTTGGCCGCAGTAGCCTCCGTGTGAGCGTGCTGGGCCTGGGCTGTGCCACGTTGGGTGGCAGCCGCTTTCCCGTCAGCCCGCAGGTGGCCGCGGGCGCCATTCACCAGGCCTGGAACGACGGTGTGCGCTACGTGGACACGGCGCCGTTCTACGGCTACGGCGCCGCCGAGCGGCGCGTGGGCGATGCGCTGCGCGCCATGCCGCGCGGCGACTGGGTGCTGTCCACCAAGGTCGGGCGGCTGCTGGTGCCTTGCGCCAACCCGCCTGCCGGCGCTGGCGGCACGCCTAGGCCCATGCCGTTTGACGCGGTGTACGACTACAGCTACGACGGCGTCATGCGCTCGTTCGAGGCCAGCCTGCAGCGTCTGGGGCTGGACCGCATCGACATGCTGTTCGTGCATGACATTGGCGCCTACGTGCATGGCGCGGCGCATGCCGGCCACATGCAGGCGCTGGAGCGCGGCGGCTATCGGGCGCTGGACAGCCTGCGCAGCGGTGGCGCCGTTCGCGCCATCGGCCTGGGCGTGTTTGAAACCGCCGTGTGTCTGGAGGCCATGCAATGGGGGCATTGGGATGCCTTTCTGCTGGCGGGCGGCTACACGCTGCTGGGGCAGGAACCCTTGATGGACTTGCTGCCTGCATGCGAGACGCAAGGCGTGTCGTTGATCGTGGGAAGCCCTCTCAACAGCGGCATTCTGGCGGGAGGCGGGCTGTGGAACTACAAGGCGCCGCCGCCGCCCGTGGCGGCGCGTGCCGAAGGCATCCGCGATGTCTGCGCCGCCTTCGGCGTACCCGTGGTGGCCGCTGCGCTGCAGTTCGTGCTGGCGCATCCGGCCGTCGCTGCGGTGCTGCCCGGCCCGCGCAGCGCGCAGGAGCAGGCAGACAACCTGCGTGCGCTGCACCATCCCATTCCCCCCGGCCTGTGGGCTGCGCTGCGCGACCGGCACCTGTTGCATCCGCAGGCTCCGGTGCCGCAGGGGCCGGTTGTTTCCACTGACTCCATTGAAAGGACGATGCATGAAGTTCAATCGTAG
- a CDS encoding sugar phosphate isomerase/epimerase family protein — protein MGTAIGEPGFLASYWTLAGDVLPRSPSQISPHSFESRVRAAAQAGYTGLGLMNDDLAATTRRMGLSAMRRCLDDHGLRHLELEFLGDWFADSERRAASDRTRAELLAAAQALGARHIKIGGDRYGAHWPLAQLVDSFARLCEEAARHGTAIVLELLPWTQLATPAQALPLLEQAQASNAGLLLDVWHLQRAGVPWSSLAALPPRWVRAAELSDAGPPEGDVWADTIHRRRLCGEGGFDLRGFIQALQATGFDGPWGIEIISDTHRTLPLSAAAQRAIDTARQQFVQNASSQLRENAIR, from the coding sequence GTGGGAACTGCAATAGGCGAGCCTGGCTTCCTGGCCAGCTACTGGACGTTGGCGGGCGATGTGCTGCCTCGCTCGCCCAGCCAGATCAGCCCCCACAGTTTCGAGAGCCGCGTCCGCGCCGCGGCCCAGGCCGGCTACACCGGCCTGGGGTTGATGAACGATGATCTGGCCGCCACGACTCGGCGCATGGGGCTCTCTGCGATGCGGCGGTGCCTGGACGACCACGGCTTGCGGCACCTGGAACTGGAGTTTCTGGGGGACTGGTTTGCAGACAGCGAGCGCCGTGCCGCATCGGACCGCACACGCGCCGAGCTGTTGGCCGCTGCACAGGCCTTGGGAGCACGCCACATCAAGATAGGCGGCGACCGCTACGGCGCGCACTGGCCGCTGGCACAGCTGGTCGACAGCTTTGCACGCCTGTGTGAAGAGGCGGCGCGCCACGGCACGGCGATCGTGCTGGAACTGCTGCCCTGGACCCAACTGGCGACGCCGGCGCAGGCCTTGCCGCTGCTGGAACAGGCGCAGGCCTCCAATGCCGGGCTGCTGCTGGACGTGTGGCACCTGCAGCGCGCGGGCGTGCCCTGGTCGAGCCTGGCGGCGTTGCCGCCGCGCTGGGTGAGGGCTGCCGAACTCAGCGACGCGGGCCCTCCCGAGGGCGACGTGTGGGCTGACACCATCCATCGCCGCCGCCTATGCGGCGAAGGTGGCTTTGATCTGCGAGGGTTCATCCAGGCGCTGCAGGCCACAGGCTTTGACGGCCCCTGGGGCATCGAGATCATCTCGGACACGCACCGCACGCTGCCGTTGTCTGCGGCGGCGCAGCGCGCGATTGACACGGCGCGGCAACAGTTCGTACAGAATGCCAGCAGCCAACTGCGCGAGAATGCAATTCGTTGA
- a CDS encoding tripartite tricarboxylate transporter substrate binding protein, with protein sequence MQRRTACAALLAAASATMPLRSAHSQNRPLRIIVPFTAGGPTDVTTRLLADKARERLGTIIIDNKPGAGGGIGVEAVAKAAPDGLTLGIAAVAMHAINPWLFSRLPYDPVKDFAPITQMVRVPNVLVVNADTARRLRIATLRDFLTFARANPGRLNYASGGNGSAGHLAGEMFKQRAGFFAVHVPYNGGGPAQLALLAGQVDFTLDNLATAAPNIRAGRVVALGVTTAQRSPLLPEVPAIAETFPGFAIDTWWGLIAPAGTPPDVVQRLNAAFTAALNEPDTRSRFTQLMAEPVPSTPEQFAALIRSELLRYEAVVKASGAKVD encoded by the coding sequence ATGCAACGAAGAACCGCCTGCGCGGCCCTGCTCGCCGCAGCCAGCGCCACTATGCCCTTGCGGTCCGCCCACTCGCAGAACCGCCCACTGCGCATCATCGTTCCGTTCACCGCGGGCGGGCCGACCGACGTGACCACGCGGCTGCTGGCCGACAAGGCCCGCGAACGCCTGGGCACCATCATCATCGACAACAAGCCCGGCGCGGGGGGTGGCATCGGCGTGGAAGCAGTAGCCAAGGCCGCGCCCGACGGACTGACGCTCGGCATCGCGGCCGTGGCCATGCATGCGATCAACCCCTGGCTGTTCAGCCGCCTGCCCTACGATCCGGTCAAGGACTTTGCCCCGATCACGCAGATGGTGCGTGTGCCCAATGTGCTCGTGGTGAATGCGGACACGGCACGCCGCCTGCGCATCGCCACCCTGCGCGACTTCCTGACCTTCGCGCGCGCCAATCCCGGCCGCCTCAACTACGCGAGCGGCGGCAACGGCAGTGCAGGGCACCTGGCGGGCGAGATGTTCAAGCAGCGGGCCGGCTTCTTCGCAGTCCACGTCCCCTACAACGGCGGCGGGCCGGCCCAGTTGGCGCTGCTGGCCGGGCAGGTCGATTTCACGCTGGACAACCTGGCCACCGCCGCGCCCAACATCCGTGCCGGCCGCGTGGTGGCACTGGGCGTGACCACGGCCCAGCGCAGCCCCTTGTTGCCCGAGGTCCCCGCCATCGCCGAGACTTTTCCCGGCTTCGCGATCGACACCTGGTGGGGCCTGATCGCACCGGCCGGCACGCCGCCGGACGTCGTGCAGCGGCTCAATGCCGCCTTTACCGCCGCCTTGAACGAGCCCGACACCCGCAGCCGGTTCACGCAATTGATGGCAGAGCCCGTGCCGAGCACGCCCGAGCAGTTTGCAGCGCTGATCCGCAGCGAACTCCTGCGGTACGAGGCTGTGGTCAAGGCCAGCGGCGCCAAGGTGGATTGA
- a CDS encoding Crp/Fnr family transcriptional regulator produces the protein MPRRHPASIPVDPIASPAYASWDASLALGSLWLEATTLGEVMKLEAGQTLYRQGESHRYFYLLRAGFVHTTILRGNGSPLLLEIFGPGAIFGEGPAYSGLPRTVTALAVTDTVLSRYLPADIEPTLREQPALATSLLRLLGCKNHFLVRKLTRFASADPQERVLELLARVARLDAPGATSATALPAVELTHEQIASMMALSRVTVTRALKSLAARGLLETAPGRVHIRDRQAVLALLRSA, from the coding sequence ATGCCGCGCCGCCACCCAGCCTCGATCCCCGTCGATCCCATCGCCTCGCCTGCCTATGCGTCGTGGGACGCTTCGCTCGCCCTGGGCTCGCTCTGGCTCGAAGCCACGACGCTGGGCGAGGTGATGAAGCTCGAGGCAGGCCAGACGCTGTACCGGCAAGGCGAATCCCACCGCTACTTCTATCTGCTGCGCGCCGGCTTCGTGCACACCACGATCCTGCGCGGCAACGGCTCGCCACTGCTGCTGGAGATCTTCGGGCCCGGTGCCATCTTCGGTGAAGGACCGGCCTACTCCGGACTGCCACGCACCGTCACGGCCCTGGCGGTGACCGATACCGTGCTGAGCCGCTACCTGCCGGCCGACATCGAGCCCACGCTGCGTGAGCAACCCGCGCTCGCCACATCGCTGCTGCGGCTGCTGGGCTGCAAGAACCACTTCCTCGTGCGCAAGCTCACGCGCTTTGCTTCGGCGGATCCTCAAGAACGCGTGCTGGAGTTGCTGGCACGCGTGGCGCGGTTGGATGCGCCCGGCGCCACCAGCGCCACTGCGCTGCCGGCCGTGGAACTGACGCATGAGCAGATCGCCTCGATGATGGCGCTCAGCCGGGTCACGGTCACGCGCGCGCTCAAGTCGCTCGCGGCACGCGGCCTGCTGGAAACCGCCCCGGGCCGCGTGCACATCCGGGACCGGCAGGCCGTGCTGGCGCTGCTGCGAAGCGCGTAG